The Pedobacter mucosus genome window below encodes:
- a CDS encoding D-2-hydroxyacid dehydrogenase yields MIKILANDGIDPIGKELLEKAGFQVDTETIPQDQLAEALKSYDAITVRSATKVRKELLDLVPNVKLIGRGGVGMDNIDVEYARSIGVAVVNTPAASSLSVAELVFSHLFTGIRFLQDSNRKMPVEGATQFNNLKKAYAKGTELSGKTIGIIGFGRIGRATAKVALGLGMNVLAYDLYPSETEIKLDFQGGQSVTIPIKTVTLNEVIAGSDFFSLHTPFADKPILGTDEFAKMKNGVGIVNCSRGGTIDEPALIEALDSGKVSFAGLDVFDSEPTPLAAILTHPKISLTPHIGASTNEAQERIGTELALLIIEHFSK; encoded by the coding sequence ATGATTAAAATATTAGCAAACGATGGAATTGATCCTATCGGAAAAGAATTATTAGAAAAAGCGGGATTTCAGGTTGATACCGAAACCATTCCACAAGACCAATTAGCCGAAGCCTTAAAAAGTTATGATGCGATTACGGTTAGAAGTGCAACTAAAGTTAGAAAAGAATTACTTGATTTAGTACCTAATGTTAAGTTAATTGGCAGGGGCGGAGTTGGTATGGATAATATTGATGTAGAATATGCCCGTAGTATTGGTGTAGCGGTAGTTAATACACCAGCAGCCTCTTCATTATCAGTTGCAGAACTGGTATTTTCTCATTTATTTACAGGGATAAGATTTTTACAAGATTCAAATCGTAAAATGCCAGTTGAAGGTGCAACTCAATTCAATAACCTTAAAAAAGCTTATGCTAAAGGAACTGAATTAAGTGGTAAAACAATTGGGATTATAGGTTTTGGAAGAATAGGCCGTGCAACCGCAAAAGTGGCATTAGGTTTAGGAATGAATGTTTTAGCTTATGATTTGTATCCATCTGAAACTGAAATAAAGTTAGATTTTCAAGGAGGACAATCCGTAACTATACCAATCAAAACAGTAACTCTTAATGAAGTAATTGCTGGAAGTGATTTCTTTAGTTTACATACTCCGTTTGCTGATAAACCGATTTTAGGTACAGATGAATTTGCAAAAATGAAAAATGGTGTAGGTATTGTAAACTGTTCTCGTGGTGGAACGATTGATGAACCTGCTTTAATCGAAGCGTTAGATTCTGGTAAAGTCTCATTCGCTGGTTTAGACGTTTTTGATAGCGAACCCACGCCTTTAGCAGCAATATTGACGCATCCAAAAATTTCACTAACACCACACATTGGTGCCTCTACTAACGAAGCGCAAGAACGTATTGGAACTGAATTAGCTTTATTAATTATTGAGCATTTTAGTAAGTAA
- the serC gene encoding 3-phosphoserine/phosphohydroxythreonine transaminase gives MKHNFGAGPCILPQEVFKQAANAVLDFNDGLSILEISHRTTEFEAVVAEADKLVKELLNVPSGYSVLFLQGGASLQFAMVPMNLLGDGQTASYLDSGVWATKALKEAKFVGDVNVIASSKDANYTFIPKDFEIPADSAYFHYTSNNTIYGTELFEVPVTNVPVVCDMSSDIMSRVIDISKFDLIYAGAQKNIGPAGLTIVIVKNDALGKIDRKIPSMLNYQAHIDNDSMYNTPPVFSIYVALLNLRWLKSKGGVAEIEKENKHKAEALYREIDRNPLFKGTCAVEDRSKMNICFVMENPELEKPFLKYAEDEGIVGIKGHRSVGGFRASMYNALPITSVHALIDAMQVFEEKQAKAN, from the coding sequence ATGAAGCATAATTTCGGCGCAGGCCCTTGTATTTTACCTCAAGAAGTGTTTAAACAAGCTGCAAATGCAGTTTTAGATTTTAACGATGGATTATCAATTTTAGAAATTTCGCATAGAACGACCGAGTTTGAGGCAGTTGTTGCTGAAGCAGACAAGTTGGTAAAAGAGTTATTAAATGTCCCATCTGGTTATTCCGTTTTGTTTTTACAAGGTGGGGCAAGTTTGCAATTTGCAATGGTTCCAATGAATTTACTGGGCGATGGGCAAACAGCAAGTTATTTAGATTCGGGCGTTTGGGCAACCAAGGCATTAAAAGAAGCTAAATTTGTAGGTGATGTAAATGTTATTGCATCATCAAAAGATGCTAATTATACTTTTATTCCTAAGGATTTTGAAATTCCTGCGGATAGCGCTTACTTTCATTATACATCAAACAATACGATTTATGGAACTGAACTTTTCGAAGTTCCGGTTACTAATGTTCCGGTGGTTTGCGATATGTCTTCGGATATTATGAGCCGTGTGATCGACATTTCGAAATTTGATTTAATTTATGCTGGTGCACAAAAAAATATTGGTCCAGCAGGATTAACTATTGTAATCGTGAAAAACGATGCTTTAGGTAAGATCGATCGCAAAATCCCTTCCATGCTAAATTATCAAGCTCATATTGATAATGATTCAATGTATAATACACCACCTGTTTTTTCTATTTACGTGGCATTATTAAATCTTCGTTGGTTAAAATCTAAGGGAGGTGTTGCTGAAATCGAAAAAGAAAATAAGCATAAGGCAGAAGCGCTTTACAGAGAAATAGACCGTAACCCATTGTTTAAAGGTACATGTGCGGTAGAAGATCGCTCAAAAATGAATATTTGTTTTGTGATGGAAAATCCCGAGTTGGAGAAACCATTTCTAAAATATGCAGAAGACGAGGGAATAGTAGGGATTAAAGGACATAGAAGTGTTGGCGGTTTCCGTGCATCAATGTATAATGCTTTACCAATTACAAGCGTTCATGCGTTAATTGATGCCATGCAAGTATTTGAAGAAAAACAAGCAAAAGCAAATTAA
- a CDS encoding TonB-dependent receptor, translating to MLKLRLILFLLAACCLTALAQPIVRVSGIVYNEEKIPLSQVTIIVLGQAQSTVTDEFGVYTIYSKSKNFTLKYALLGYQHKTLKFNELAGARVNQQILLQANINELEQVNITNKQNQLSNTTTINVTDVAFMPLVSGNFETMLKTLPGVSTNNELSSQYSVRGGNFDENLIYINDIEINRPVLIRNGQQEGLSFINSDLVTKAKFSAGGFEAKYGDKLSSVLDIKYDKPDSNQTVFSTSFLNTSFTTKKNFKNSFLLVGLRYKNNASVLIKQDEKGSYNPNFADAQILYQYDFSPKFNINILGNLNLGQFKLIPENRETQFGTLNTTLRLNVDYTGQEIDDYQTLGTAITATYSPKPNLVIKFINSYFNTLERERFDIDGSYVFDEVDQDFSGGSLGVINKNRGIGSYYNYGRNSLNTQVFASQIKVDQNFDNHVFSWGFKYDQSKYDDRLNEYNYTDSAGFILPNNSKNITLQNVINIENSLKIENYSAYIQDSYSLSDQAELQLGARATYSSLSDQLLISPRMLIAYRPNSNNKILRFTAGVYKQPPSYRTIRDFSGLLNLDQKAQSSYNTSIGYDYAFDAFGTRLKFTSEVYFKYSDRLIPYKIDNLRIKYLATEVSKGYAYGADFSIGGEFVKDLVSYFRMSIMHANEDIINDSYVQNGQTIYPGYLKRPTDQRVNFSIFFQDKLLNSPTYKVHLNALYGSRLPIGPSQTPKYLDKFFIPSYKRVDIGFSKDFLDDAALHKPKFLDKNFSSVILFFEVFNMLNINNTVSYLWLKDVDNVQYAIPNYLTGRQFNLKLIVKLKNKR from the coding sequence ATGCTTAAACTGAGGCTAATTCTCTTCCTTTTAGCTGCGTGTTGCCTAACGGCTTTAGCTCAACCAATAGTCCGGGTTTCTGGGATCGTTTATAATGAAGAGAAAATACCATTATCACAAGTTACTATTATTGTTTTAGGTCAGGCACAATCTACCGTAACTGACGAATTTGGAGTTTACACCATTTATTCTAAATCCAAAAATTTCACCTTAAAATATGCGCTACTTGGTTATCAGCATAAAACGTTAAAATTTAATGAACTAGCAGGAGCTAGGGTGAACCAGCAAATTTTGCTACAAGCAAATATTAACGAGCTTGAACAGGTAAACATTACCAACAAACAAAACCAGTTAAGCAACACTACTACAATCAACGTAACCGATGTTGCTTTTATGCCATTGGTATCAGGGAATTTTGAAACCATGTTGAAAACGTTGCCTGGCGTATCCACCAATAACGAGTTAAGTTCTCAATACAGCGTAAGAGGTGGTAATTTCGATGAAAATCTAATTTATATAAATGATATCGAAATTAACCGGCCGGTATTAATTCGTAACGGACAACAGGAGGGGCTAAGTTTTATAAATTCTGATTTAGTGACTAAGGCAAAATTTTCTGCTGGAGGTTTTGAGGCAAAGTATGGAGACAAACTCTCTTCCGTTTTAGATATTAAGTATGATAAGCCCGATAGCAACCAGACTGTTTTTAGCACAAGCTTTTTAAATACAAGTTTCACAACAAAAAAGAATTTTAAAAATAGTTTTTTACTTGTAGGATTACGCTATAAAAATAATGCTAGTGTACTGATTAAGCAAGATGAGAAAGGAAGCTATAATCCTAATTTCGCTGATGCGCAGATCTTATATCAATATGATTTCTCGCCAAAATTCAATATTAACATTTTAGGAAATTTAAACCTTGGTCAATTTAAACTGATTCCGGAGAATAGAGAAACACAATTTGGAACTTTAAATACAACATTACGCCTGAATGTTGATTACACAGGCCAAGAAATTGATGACTATCAAACTTTAGGAACAGCGATTACCGCAACCTATTCGCCGAAGCCAAATCTGGTTATAAAATTTATTAACAGCTATTTTAATACACTCGAGAGAGAACGATTTGATATTGACGGAAGTTATGTTTTTGATGAAGTTGATCAGGATTTTTCTGGAGGAAGTTTAGGCGTAATTAATAAGAATAGAGGTATTGGAAGTTACTACAATTATGGACGGAATAGCTTAAACACCCAAGTTTTTGCGTCGCAAATAAAAGTTGATCAAAATTTTGATAATCATGTTTTTTCTTGGGGATTTAAGTATGATCAATCTAAATATGATGATAGATTAAATGAGTATAACTACACGGATTCTGCAGGATTTATTTTGCCAAACAATTCAAAAAATATTACTTTACAAAATGTAATTAACATAGAGAATAGTCTGAAAATTGAAAATTATAGCGCTTATATTCAGGATAGTTATTCTTTATCAGATCAGGCCGAACTGCAGTTAGGCGCTCGTGCAACTTACAGTTCATTAAGTGATCAACTTTTAATTAGCCCTAGAATGTTGATTGCTTATCGACCAAATTCTAATAATAAAATTCTGAGGTTTACGGCTGGTGTTTACAAACAGCCGCCGTCATATCGAACTATCCGAGACTTTTCTGGTTTACTAAATCTTGATCAAAAAGCCCAAAGTTCATATAACACCTCGATAGGTTATGATTATGCTTTCGACGCTTTCGGAACACGCTTAAAGTTCACTTCAGAGGTATATTTTAAATATTCTGACAGATTAATTCCTTATAAAATTGATAACCTGCGGATAAAATATTTGGCAACGGAAGTTTCTAAGGGTTATGCATATGGTGCTGATTTTAGTATCGGTGGCGAATTTGTAAAAGACTTAGTTTCTTATTTTCGAATGTCTATAATGCATGCTAATGAAGATATAATTAATGATAGTTATGTTCAAAATGGACAAACAATTTACCCCGGTTATTTGAAGCGCCCAACTGATCAAAGGGTAAATTTTTCTATATTTTTTCAAGATAAATTGTTGAATAGTCCGACCTATAAAGTCCACTTAAACGCGTTATATGGTTCGCGTTTACCCATTGGTCCATCGCAAACTCCCAAGTATTTAGACAAGTTTTTTATTCCCTCTTACAAGCGAGTAGATATCGGTTTTTCGAAAGATTTTTTGGATGATGCTGCGTTGCATAAACCTAAATTTTTAGATAAAAATTTTAGTTCCGTAATTCTCTTTTTTGAAGTATTTAATATGCTAAACATCAATAATACAGTTTCTTATCTTTGGCTAAAAGATGTAGACAATGTTCAATACGCTATTCCTAATTATTTAACTGGTAGACAATTTAACTTAAAATTGATTGTTAAATTGAAAAACAAAAGATGA
- the rpe gene encoding ribulose-phosphate 3-epimerase, whose translation MKYIIAPSILSADFGNLQRDIEMINQSEADWFHVDIMDGVFVPNISFGFPVMAAVKKHATKPLDVHLMIVEPDKFIPEFAQSGADRITVHYEACTHLHRTIQLIKSSGCKAGVALNPHTPVALLHDVIEDLDLVLIMSVNPGFGGQQFIHNTYKKIQDLKALIQGKNEGLIIQVDGGVGLQNIATLVSAGANAFVSGNAIFATDNPAVTISKMKNLANSSINI comes from the coding sequence ATGAAATACATCATTGCCCCATCCATACTTTCTGCTGATTTTGGCAACTTACAACGCGATATCGAAATGATAAATCAAAGTGAGGCCGATTGGTTTCACGTTGACATAATGGATGGTGTTTTTGTTCCAAATATTTCTTTTGGTTTCCCTGTAATGGCTGCAGTTAAAAAACATGCGACTAAACCTCTAGATGTTCATTTGATGATTGTGGAGCCAGATAAATTTATTCCTGAGTTTGCTCAATCAGGGGCAGATAGAATTACCGTTCATTATGAGGCATGTACGCATTTGCATAGAACTATTCAATTAATAAAATCATCAGGCTGTAAGGCTGGCGTTGCTTTAAATCCTCATACGCCTGTTGCTTTGCTGCATGATGTGATCGAAGATTTAGATCTGGTGCTGATTATGTCGGTTAATCCAGGTTTTGGCGGACAACAATTCATTCACAATACCTACAAAAAGATTCAGGATCTAAAAGCTTTGATTCAAGGTAAAAATGAAGGTTTAATTATCCAGGTTGATGGTGGCGTAGGTTTACAAAATATTGCTACATTAGTATCAGCAGGTGCTAATGCTTTTGTGTCTGGAAATGCTATTTTTGCAACAGATAATCCAGCAGTAACCATTTCTAAAATGAAAAATTTGGCAAACTCAAGTATCAACATCTGA
- the pnp gene encoding polyribonucleotide nucleotidyltransferase — MNVIKKSFDLGDGRIVEIETGKLAKQADGSVVVKMGDTMLLATVVSTVGAKPGTDFLPLSVDYQEKYAATGRIPGGFLRREARLSDYEVLISRLVDRALRPMFPSDYHSDTQVMISLISADKDIMPDCLAGLAASAALSVSDIPFNGPISEVRVAKIDGKLVINPLASQLERATLEFMVAGSANDIGMVEGECDEIQEDEMVEALKFAHAAIKVQCAIQVELTEATGKTVKREYNHEDHDADLRAQVFADTYDKVYAIAKAGGNKDVRKEGFTAIINDFFAAMPEDTADLTKAMAKHYYHDVQYDAIRNLLLDEGIRLDGRKTTEIRPIWSEVGYLPAAHGSAVFTRGETQSLTSVTLGSKDDEQMIDGAFFNGYNKFLLHYNFPGFSTGEVRPNRGAGRREIGHGALAQRSLKKILPQGDANPYTIRIVSDILESNGSSSMATVCAGTLALMDAGIKIKAPVSGIAMGLITDEKTGKYAILSDILGDEDHLGDMDFKVTGTANGIVACQMDLKINGLSYEVLTKALLQAKEGRLHILGEMAKTLSQSNEDYKPHAPRIVSLTIEKEFIGAIIGPGGKIIQEMQRETGASISIEEVDGKGIVEIFADNKAAIDAAVTRIRNIVAKPEIGEVYQGKVKSIMPFGAFVEVMPGKDGLLHISEISWERLETMDGVLKEGDKIEVKLLDIDKQGKMKLSRKVLLPRPEKPATPQA; from the coding sequence ATGAATGTAATAAAAAAATCGTTCGATTTGGGCGATGGCAGAATTGTAGAAATTGAAACTGGTAAATTAGCTAAACAAGCTGATGGTTCGGTTGTAGTAAAAATGGGAGATACCATGTTGTTAGCAACTGTTGTATCAACCGTTGGCGCTAAACCAGGAACTGATTTTTTACCATTATCAGTTGATTACCAAGAAAAATATGCGGCTACTGGTCGTATTCCAGGTGGCTTTTTACGTCGTGAGGCAAGATTATCAGATTACGAGGTTTTAATTTCTCGTTTGGTTGATAGAGCTTTACGCCCAATGTTCCCAAGTGATTATCACTCTGATACGCAGGTGATGATTTCATTAATATCTGCTGATAAAGATATTATGCCAGATTGTTTGGCAGGTTTAGCGGCATCTGCTGCATTATCAGTTTCTGATATTCCTTTTAACGGTCCTATTTCTGAAGTACGTGTTGCAAAAATTGATGGCAAACTGGTAATCAATCCATTGGCTAGTCAGTTGGAGCGTGCAACTTTAGAGTTTATGGTTGCTGGTTCAGCTAACGATATCGGCATGGTTGAAGGTGAATGTGATGAAATTCAGGAAGATGAAATGGTTGAAGCTTTAAAATTTGCACACGCTGCAATTAAAGTTCAATGTGCTATTCAGGTTGAATTAACTGAAGCTACAGGCAAAACTGTAAAACGCGAATATAATCACGAAGATCATGATGCTGATTTAAGAGCTCAGGTTTTTGCTGATACTTATGATAAAGTTTATGCGATTGCAAAAGCTGGTGGTAATAAAGATGTTCGTAAAGAAGGTTTTACCGCAATTATCAATGATTTCTTTGCTGCAATGCCAGAAGATACTGCAGATTTAACGAAGGCAATGGCTAAACATTATTACCATGATGTTCAGTATGATGCAATCAGAAATCTATTATTAGATGAAGGTATTCGTTTAGATGGTCGTAAGACTACTGAAATTCGCCCAATTTGGAGTGAAGTTGGTTATTTACCTGCTGCTCACGGTTCGGCTGTGTTTACACGTGGCGAAACTCAATCATTAACGTCAGTTACTTTAGGTAGTAAAGATGATGAGCAAATGATTGATGGCGCTTTCTTCAATGGTTACAATAAATTCTTATTGCACTATAATTTCCCTGGTTTTTCAACTGGAGAGGTTAGACCAAATAGAGGTGCGGGTCGTCGTGAAATTGGTCACGGTGCTTTAGCGCAACGTTCATTGAAAAAAATATTACCACAAGGTGATGCAAATCCATATACCATCCGTATCGTTTCTGATATTTTAGAATCTAACGGTTCATCATCAATGGCTACTGTTTGTGCGGGTACATTAGCACTTATGGATGCAGGTATTAAAATCAAAGCGCCAGTTTCTGGTATTGCAATGGGTTTAATTACTGATGAGAAAACTGGTAAATATGCAATATTATCTGATATTTTAGGTGATGAAGATCATTTAGGTGATATGGATTTCAAGGTAACTGGTACTGCAAATGGTATTGTTGCTTGTCAAATGGACTTAAAAATCAATGGCTTATCATATGAAGTTTTAACAAAAGCTTTATTGCAAGCTAAAGAAGGCCGTTTGCACATTTTAGGTGAGATGGCTAAAACTTTGAGCCAATCTAATGAAGATTATAAACCACATGCTCCACGTATTGTTTCTTTAACTATTGAGAAAGAATTTATAGGCGCAATTATCGGCCCAGGCGGTAAAATTATTCAAGAAATGCAACGCGAAACTGGCGCATCAATTTCTATTGAAGAAGTAGACGGTAAGGGTATCGTAGAAATTTTCGCAGATAATAAAGCAGCTATTGATGCAGCAGTTACTCGTATTCGTAACATCGTAGCTAAACCAGAAATTGGTGAGGTTTACCAAGGTAAAGTAAAATCAATTATGCCATTTGGTGCATTTGTTGAAGTTATGCCAGGTAAAGATGGTTTGTTACACATTTCTGAAATTTCATGGGAACGTTTAGAAACTATGGATGGTGTATTGAAGGAAGGTGATAAAATCGAGGTTAAATTGTTAGACATCGATAAACAAGGTAAAATGAAACTTTCTCGTAAAGTTTTATTGCCAAGACCAGAAAAACCAGCTACACCACAAGCTTAA
- the rpsO gene encoding 30S ribosomal protein S15: MYLSPEKKAVIFKQHGEVETNTGSAEGQVALFTYRIAHLTEHLKKNRKDFSTQLSLQKLVGKRRGILAYLYKKDIERYRAIIKALSLRDIIKQK, translated from the coding sequence ATGTATTTAAGTCCAGAAAAGAAAGCCGTAATCTTTAAACAACACGGAGAAGTAGAAACCAACACTGGTTCTGCAGAAGGTCAAGTAGCGTTATTTACATACCGTATTGCGCACTTAACAGAACACTTGAAGAAAAATCGTAAAGATTTCTCTACACAGTTATCACTTCAAAAATTGGTAGGTAAACGCCGTGGTATTTTGGCTTACCTATACAAAAAAGATATTGAGCGCTATCGTGCTATCATCAAAGCTTTATCGCTTCGTGATATCATTAAACAAAAATAA
- a CDS encoding acyl-CoA thioesterase produces MIKNQFSIFESELRVRPDDIDMFNHVHNSKYLDYVLAARYEQMEKFYGMPWEHFTKQGLGWVVSHVDINFKRPLLMNDLMLIRTGILTMNDKGCAVQFEIINKKTNKVASDGIFDYVLIDLNTSRGTKVTEEMIKAYSI; encoded by the coding sequence TTGATAAAAAATCAATTTAGCATTTTCGAAAGCGAATTACGTGTCCGTCCTGATGATATCGACATGTTCAACCATGTTCATAATAGTAAGTACTTAGATTATGTATTGGCGGCTCGTTATGAGCAAATGGAAAAATTCTACGGCATGCCTTGGGAACATTTTACCAAGCAAGGTTTAGGTTGGGTGGTTAGTCATGTAGATATTAATTTCAAACGCCCACTTTTAATGAATGATTTAATGTTAATCAGAACAGGCATTTTAACGATGAATGATAAAGGCTGCGCTGTTCAATTTGAAATCATCAATAAAAAAACCAACAAAGTGGCTTCGGATGGAATTTTTGATTACGTGCTAATCGATTTAAATACCAGTCGTGGAACAAAAGTGACCGAAGAAATGATCAAAGCATACAGTATATAA
- a CDS encoding MATE family efflux transporter — translation MSQSIKTKGKLSSFFELLLQSLKGSEVDLTTISIKRAIILLAIPMMLEMAMESVFALVDLYFVGHLENSSHAIQTVGLTESVLTIIYSLAIGLSMAATAVVSRRIGEKNPEAAAKAGMQTIIIALAVNTLITIAGLIYARDILLLMGASEETANHGTTFIRIMMGGSTIIVLLFLVNGIFRGAGNAAIAMRSLWIANIANIILCPIFINGFGPIPAFGLTGAAIATTIGRSLGVSYQVYNLFNGKNALKIKLSYFLPDFKQIKAIVKIAAPAIFQFVIASCSWVFLAELVATTGGDEGSAGYQTALRLMMFFLLPAWGLSNAASTLVGQNLGAGRTDRAEQSVYQTLKYIIIFMAVVSIVFLTCGHLFASFFTSDIKVIEIASHALKILSIGFVIYGTGMVFSSAFNGAGDTWTPTKINIFAFWLFQIPFAYLLAKYLEMGPTGVFIAIPSAEAGIAIAAFVLFKKGKWKKTMV, via the coding sequence ATGTCACAATCAATAAAGACGAAGGGAAAACTGTCTTCTTTTTTTGAACTACTTCTACAATCTTTAAAAGGTAGTGAAGTTGATTTGACAACAATTAGCATCAAACGAGCAATAATTTTGCTTGCTATCCCGATGATGTTGGAAATGGCTATGGAATCTGTTTTTGCATTGGTTGATTTATATTTTGTGGGCCACTTGGAAAATAGCAGCCACGCTATTCAGACCGTTGGATTAACAGAATCGGTTTTAACGATAATTTATTCATTAGCAATTGGCTTAAGCATGGCTGCAACTGCGGTAGTTTCCAGGCGAATTGGTGAAAAAAATCCTGAGGCGGCGGCTAAAGCTGGTATGCAAACAATTATTATTGCTTTGGCTGTTAACACTTTAATTACGATTGCAGGATTAATTTATGCAAGGGATATTTTGTTGCTCATGGGAGCATCTGAAGAAACCGCCAATCATGGAACTACTTTCATCCGCATTATGATGGGCGGAAGTACCATAATTGTTCTTTTATTTTTGGTTAATGGAATTTTTAGAGGAGCAGGTAATGCCGCCATTGCAATGCGAAGTTTGTGGATTGCAAACATCGCTAATATTATTCTATGCCCTATTTTTATAAATGGATTTGGACCGATACCTGCATTTGGCTTAACAGGCGCTGCAATAGCAACAACGATTGGCCGAAGCTTAGGCGTTTCTTATCAGGTTTACAATTTATTCAATGGAAAAAATGCGTTAAAAATTAAGCTCAGTTATTTTCTTCCAGATTTTAAACAAATTAAAGCGATTGTAAAAATAGCTGCTCCTGCAATATTTCAATTTGTAATTGCCAGTTGTAGTTGGGTATTTTTAGCTGAATTAGTAGCAACGACGGGTGGCGATGAAGGTTCTGCAGGATATCAAACCGCACTGCGATTGATGATGTTTTTTCTTCTTCCGGCTTGGGGATTAAGTAATGCGGCCTCAACTTTGGTTGGGCAAAATTTGGGTGCAGGCCGTACCGATAGGGCCGAGCAATCTGTTTATCAAACCTTAAAATACATTATTATTTTTATGGCTGTAGTGAGCATCGTGTTTTTAACCTGCGGTCATTTATTTGCCTCATTTTTTACTTCAGATATTAAAGTAATTGAAATCGCAAGTCATGCTTTAAAAATATTAAGTATTGGCTTTGTTATTTATGGCACCGGGATGGTTTTTAGTAGTGCTTTTAATGGAGCAGGCGATACTTGGACGCCGACGAAAATTAACATATTTGCTTTTTGGTTGTTCCAAATTCCCTTTGCTTATCTCTTAGCTAAATACTTGGAAATGGGTCCGACAGGAGTTTTCATTGCCATTCCAAGCGCTGAAGCTGGAATTGCAATTGCAGCATTTGTTCTTTTCAAGAAAGGCAAATGGAAGAAAACAATGGTTTAA